A genomic segment from Janthinobacterium sp. 64 encodes:
- the hemL gene encoding glutamate-1-semialdehyde 2,1-aminomutase gives MTTTSQNDILFARAQKTTPGGVNSPVRAFRSVGGTPRFITRAEGPYFWDADGKRYIDYIGSWGPAIVGHAHPEVVKAVQDAAALGLSFGAPTEGEVLMAEEITRLVPSIEQVRLVSSGTEATMSALRLARGATGRDKIVKFEGCYHGHADSLLVKAGSGLLTFGNPTSAGVPEDFVKHTLVLDYNNVEQLKDAFDSFGAEIACVIVEPVAGNMNLVKATPEFLQAMRALCTQHGALLIFDEVMCGLRVALGGAQALYGIKPDLTALGKVIGGGMPVAAFGGSAALMHHMAPLGAVYQAGTLSGNPVAVAAGMATLKLIQQPGFYEQLGATAKRLAEGLTAAAKEAGVVFCADYIGGMFGIYFSATPPTSYAEMMAGDRSKFNAFFHAMLDEGVYFAPAAFEAGFVSAQHDDAVIDATIAAARKVFAKLA, from the coding sequence ATGACGACGACTTCACAGAACGACATCCTGTTTGCCCGCGCACAAAAAACCACGCCAGGCGGCGTCAATTCGCCCGTGCGCGCCTTCCGCTCCGTGGGCGGCACGCCGCGCTTCATCACGCGCGCCGAAGGCCCGTACTTCTGGGACGCGGACGGCAAGCGCTATATCGACTACATCGGCTCCTGGGGCCCGGCCATCGTTGGCCACGCCCACCCGGAAGTGGTGAAAGCGGTGCAGGATGCGGCCGCGCTGGGCCTGTCGTTCGGCGCGCCGACCGAAGGCGAAGTGCTGATGGCCGAGGAAATCACGCGCCTGGTGCCGTCGATCGAGCAGGTGCGCCTGGTGTCGTCGGGCACGGAAGCGACCATGAGCGCCCTGCGCCTGGCGCGCGGCGCCACGGGACGCGACAAGATCGTCAAGTTCGAAGGCTGCTACCACGGCCACGCCGATTCGCTGCTGGTGAAAGCGGGCAGCGGCCTGCTCACCTTCGGCAACCCGACCTCGGCCGGCGTGCCGGAAGACTTCGTGAAACACACGCTGGTGCTCGACTATAACAACGTGGAGCAGCTGAAAGACGCCTTCGACAGCTTCGGCGCCGAGATCGCCTGCGTCATCGTCGAACCGGTGGCCGGCAACATGAACCTGGTGAAAGCCACGCCGGAGTTCCTGCAAGCGATGCGCGCGCTGTGCACGCAGCACGGCGCCCTGCTCATTTTCGATGAAGTCATGTGCGGCTTGCGCGTGGCCCTGGGCGGCGCGCAGGCGCTGTACGGCATCAAGCCGGATCTGACCGCGCTGGGCAAGGTGATCGGCGGCGGCATGCCGGTGGCGGCCTTCGGCGGCAGCGCGGCGCTGATGCACCACATGGCGCCGCTGGGCGCCGTCTACCAGGCCGGTACCTTGTCCGGCAACCCGGTCGCCGTGGCAGCCGGCATGGCCACCTTGAAACTGATCCAGCAGCCGGGCTTCTACGAGCAGCTGGGCGCCACGGCCAAGCGCCTGGCCGAAGGCCTGACCGCCGCCGCAAAAGAGGCCGGCGTGGTCTTCTGCGCCGACTACATCGGCGGCATGTTCGGCATCTATTTCAGCGCCACCCCGCCGACCAGCTACGCGGAAATGATGGCGGGCGACCGCAGCAAGTTCAACGCCTTCTTCCACGCCATGCTCGACGAAGGCGTGTACTTCGCGCCCGCCGCTTTCGAAGCGGGCTTCGTCTCGGCGCAGCACGATGATGCCGTCATCGACGCCACCATCGCCGCCGCGCGCAAGGTGTTTGCCAAACTGGCATAA
- a CDS encoding HAD family hydrolase translates to MPDTATTPPRFTHLISDCDGVLIDSEAVALQALLELLGPRLPNLPEGVTLQGLIEPRLGQRLVPLMQDIYKELGLPQLPADEIMAIGNAVDAACDAQLRAVPGVAQALAAIPLPKAVASNSVSARVLSALERTGMAPLFDQRVFTPDLVGHAKPHPGVYLAAAAAFGVPPGQCLVLEDSVTGVTAAVAAGMTVLGFIGGGHIAAGQEARLKAAGAHVVFSDMARLPALVAAVMDTATV, encoded by the coding sequence ATGCCTGATACCGCCACCACCCCACCGCGCTTTACCCATCTGATCAGCGACTGCGATGGCGTGCTGATCGACAGTGAAGCCGTGGCCCTGCAAGCGCTGCTGGAATTGCTGGGGCCGCGCCTGCCGAACCTGCCCGAGGGCGTCACCCTGCAAGGCTTGATCGAGCCGCGTCTGGGCCAGCGCCTGGTGCCGCTGATGCAGGATATCTACAAGGAACTGGGCTTGCCGCAATTGCCGGCCGACGAGATCATGGCCATCGGCAATGCCGTCGACGCGGCCTGCGATGCGCAATTGCGCGCCGTGCCCGGCGTGGCGCAGGCGCTGGCCGCCATTCCCCTGCCCAAGGCCGTGGCCTCGAACAGCGTCAGCGCGCGCGTGCTGTCGGCGCTTGAGCGCACTGGCATGGCGCCTCTGTTCGATCAACGCGTGTTTACGCCGGACCTGGTGGGTCACGCCAAGCCGCATCCGGGCGTCTACCTGGCGGCGGCCGCCGCCTTTGGCGTGCCGCCAGGCCAGTGCCTGGTGCTGGAAGACAGCGTCACGGGCGTGACGGCCGCCGTGGCGGCGGGCATGACGGTTTTGGGATTCATCGGCGGCGGGCATATCGCCGCCGGCCAGGAAGCGCGCCTGAAGGCGGCTGGCGCGCATGTCGTGTTCAGCGACATGGCCAGGCTGCCGGCGCTGGTGGCCGCGGTGATGGACACCGCGACCGTGTAA
- the corA gene encoding magnesium/cobalt transporter CorA, which translates to MINVFVLQNGRLNQVPIDSRADLENAEPVWVDLTDPTDDERAWVKAIYNVTLPGEDEVKDIEASARYYEAENGDLHLRTDFLREEDDGPSRVITVAFILARKILFSMHTDDLPVFRLVRMRARSRPGSIADYMDVLLDLYATDAEYSADVLEGIYQNLEEVSTRVLQKEFTDAHAAEALNAIAHEEDLNGRIRRNMMDTRRAVSFLMRGRLLNSEQFEEARQILRDIESLDGHTSFLFDKINFLMDATVGFININQNKIIKIFSVASVAFLPPTLIASVYGMNFKLMPELEWSFGYPWAWGLMITSAIAPFLYFRHRGWLK; encoded by the coding sequence ATGATCAATGTCTTTGTATTACAGAATGGCCGGCTCAACCAGGTGCCGATCGACAGCCGCGCAGACCTCGAAAATGCCGAACCGGTGTGGGTCGACCTGACCGATCCCACCGATGATGAACGGGCCTGGGTCAAGGCCATCTACAACGTCACCCTGCCGGGCGAAGACGAAGTCAAGGATATCGAAGCGTCGGCCCGCTATTACGAAGCGGAAAACGGCGACTTGCACCTGCGCACGGACTTCCTGCGCGAAGAAGACGACGGCCCGTCGCGCGTCATCACGGTCGCTTTCATTCTTGCCCGCAAGATTTTGTTTTCCATGCATACGGACGACCTGCCCGTGTTCCGCCTGGTGCGCATGCGCGCCCGTTCGCGGCCCGGCTCGATTGCCGATTACATGGACGTGCTGCTCGACCTGTACGCCACCGATGCCGAGTATTCGGCCGACGTGCTCGAAGGCATCTACCAGAACCTGGAAGAAGTCAGCACGCGTGTGCTGCAAAAGGAATTTACCGATGCGCACGCGGCTGAAGCGCTGAACGCGATTGCCCACGAGGAAGATTTGAATGGCCGTATCCGCCGCAACATGATGGACACGCGCCGCGCCGTGAGCTTTCTGATGCGTGGCCGCTTGCTCAATTCCGAGCAGTTCGAGGAAGCGCGGCAGATCTTGCGCGACATCGAATCGCTCGACGGCCACACCTCGTTCCTGTTCGACAAGATCAACTTCCTGATGGATGCCACCGTCGGTTTCATCAACATCAACCAGAACAAGATCATCAAGATCTTCTCGGTGGCCAGCGTGGCCTTCCTGCCGCCAACGCTGATCGCCAGCGTGTACGGCATGAACTTCAAGCTGATGCCGGAACTGGAATGGTCGTTCGGCTATCCCTGGGCCTGGGGCTTGATGATCACCAGCGCCATCGCGCCCTTCCTGTACTTCCGCCACCGCGGCTGGCTGAAATAA
- the mtgA gene encoding monofunctional biosynthetic peptidoglycan transglycosylase, translating into MAGQPVSAGKKGQRKGGSGSRYGWIKWLFIVPILAFIVVQLYFFLQIWWWVDHNPSSTAFMREQLSVLQDKNPKATIKQTWVPYERISNNLKRAIIASEDANFSEHEGVDWEALQKAYEKNSKKQKVVAGGSTITQQLAKNLFLSGSRSYVRKGQELIITYMLENLMEKQRIFEIYLNVVEFGTGTFGAEAAARHYYKVSAAGLSAGQAAKLAVMLPNPRFYDRHRDTGYLNRRTSVILRRMGAAELP; encoded by the coding sequence ATTGCGGGGCAGCCTGTGAGCGCCGGCAAGAAGGGCCAGCGCAAGGGGGGCAGCGGCAGCCGCTACGGCTGGATCAAGTGGCTGTTCATCGTGCCCATCCTGGCCTTCATCGTCGTGCAACTGTATTTCTTCCTGCAAATCTGGTGGTGGGTCGACCATAACCCGTCCAGCACGGCTTTCATGCGCGAACAGTTGTCCGTCTTGCAGGACAAGAATCCCAAGGCCACGATCAAGCAGACGTGGGTGCCGTACGAGCGCATCTCGAACAATCTGAAACGGGCCATCATCGCCTCGGAGGACGCGAATTTCTCCGAGCACGAAGGCGTGGACTGGGAAGCCTTGCAAAAGGCATATGAAAAAAACAGCAAGAAGCAGAAGGTCGTGGCGGGCGGCTCCACCATCACGCAGCAGTTGGCGAAGAATCTGTTCCTGTCCGGTTCGCGCAGCTATGTGCGCAAGGGCCAGGAACTGATCATCACGTACATGCTGGAAAACCTGATGGAAAAGCAGCGCATTTTCGAGATTTATCTGAACGTGGTGGAGTTTGGCACAGGCACCTTTGGCGCCGAAGCGGCCGCGCGCCACTATTACAAGGTCAGCGCGGCAGGCCTGAGCGCGGGTCAGGCGGCGAAACTGGCCGTGATGCTGCCGAACCCCCGCTTTTATGACCGTCACCGCGATACGGGCTACCTGAACCGGCGTACCAGTGTCATCCTGCGCCGCATGGGAGCGGCGGAATTGCCTTGA